A stretch of the Panulirus ornatus isolate Po-2019 chromosome 10, ASM3632096v1, whole genome shotgun sequence genome encodes the following:
- the LOC139750677 gene encoding cuticle protein AMP4-like isoform X3, whose translation MTLAVLLAVVAVAVTKVAAAPFLRPVTIIRSKQVNPDALGIHSSDFEADNGIIFHFSGKQGVAGGSNMVGSWSYPQEDGSVASVQFVADENGFQPESDLLPVAPAFPHPIPQFVLDQIAFAEEERKRKAEED comes from the exons ATGACACTC GCCGTGCTCCTTGCCGTGGTTGCTGTGGCAGTGACGAAGGTTGCAGCGGCGCCATTTCTCCGTCCTGTCACTATAATTCGTAGCAAACAGGTCAACCCCGACGCGCTCGGTATCCACAGCTCCGACTTTGAGGCCGACAACGgcataatttttcatttttctggtAAACAGGGCGTTGCTGGCGGCTCCAACATGGTCGGCTCCTGGAG CTACCCCCAGGAGGACGGCAGTGTAGCGTCAGTCCAGTTTGTGGCCGACGAGAACGGCTTCCAGCCTGAGTCCGACCTGCTGCCCGTGGCTCcagccttcccccaccccatcccccagttCGTCCTCGACCAGATCGCCTTCgctgaggaagaaagaaaacgtaaagctGAGGAGGACTAA